The stretch of DNA CCCTCGATGGGCGAGACATCCCGATCGTGCAGGACCCGCGGCTGAACGAAATGAACTACGGCGATTGGGAAGGCAAGACCCATGCCGAGATTCTGGCCGAACCCGGCAATCGCTGGCTCGACTGGGCTGCCGATCCGGACGCCACACGGCCCGGAAACACCGGCGAGCTGGCCAGCGAGCTGGTGGCGCGGGTGACGGCATTTCTCTACGACGTCATGCAACCGGGCCGGACGGTGCTGGCGGTTGCGCACCACACGACGGGACGCTTGCTGATCGCGCACAGCCTGGAAATGCCGCTGGCCAACTACCGCAGGCTGCAGCTGGACAATGCCAGTCTGAGTCTCCTGGAGCGCAGCGACCGCGGCGACAGCTGGCAGTTCATCAACCGGACTTAGCTGGCAGCACGCGGCAGGCGGCACGCAGAGTCTGGATTAACGGACAGACGTTGCAATCAACGAGTCCAGCCGCCCACGCTCGGGCTTCTGGACTCGTTGCTTTCTGCCTGCTGCGTGCTGCCTGCTGCTTGCTATTCGGCGGCGGTGCGGCTCATGGCCCAGTAGTTGTAGGTGCCGATGTTGACGGGATTGATGAAGATCCCTTCGACATCGTTGCGGAAGTAGACCACCCAGGGCGACTCGACGTAATAGACCGATGGCGGATCGTCTTTCGACAGTATCTCCTGCATCTCGGACATGGCGGACATGTAGGTGGCATCGTCAGGCGCATTCCGAGCGGTGTCGAGGAGTTCCTGGACCCGATCGTTGCAATAGAAGCCCATGTTCGAACCCGCCGATCCCTGCGCATCGCAGGACACCTGCGGATAGAGGTGGTTCCATGCGTCGTTATAGTCGGGCCACCAGCCCCACCACATGAAGTTGGGCCGCTCCTCCGGTCCGGCTTCGCCATACACCAGTGACGTGTAGGATGAGAGATCGATCACCTCGATCGACAACTCGATGCCCAGTTCCGCCAGATTCTGCTGGAAGAGTTCGGCAGCTGCTTTCGGCTGGTCGAGCCCGGTTTGCATCACGAGCGAGAGCTTGGCGCCTTCCTCTACACCTGCTGTTGCCAGCAGCGCCTTCGCTTGCTCGAGATCGGTGGTGTACTGGAATGTCTCCGGGTCATGTCCGCGGATTTCCGGCGGTACCGGGCCTCGCGGCTGGCGGCTGCGGCCACCGTAGACGCCCTCCAGCACCTCCACCCACGGCCAGGCGAAGTTCATAGCCTGACGCGCTTCCGGCGTCTCCAGCGGTCCCGCGACGGCCATGGCGAAGTACTGATTGCGGGTGACGAACTGGGAGAGGATGGTGATGTCCGGATTCTCCAGCAGGGCATCGTACGCTTCGACGCTCAGCGCGTCGACGATGTCCGCGTCGCCCTGCTCCAGGAGCTGGCGGCGGGTTTCCGTTTCGCTGACCACGCGCACGATGACTTTCTCGAAGTGATTGCCATCCCATCCGCGCCAGTAATCTTCGAACCGTTCCATTTCCAGGATCTGGCCGGGTTCGAAGTTGGTGATGCGGTAGGGTCCGCTGCCGGTGCCCTCGGCATTCGTCTGCGCCCAGACATGACCCCAGTCCCCATCCTCCTCATGCTCTTTGAGCAGTTTCGCGTTGACGATGAGCGGGCCATAGGTCGAGGCGATGGCCAGCGGAAAGATCGGCTGCGGCACACCGAGATCGAACACAACCGTCGATGCGTCGGGCGCCGTGATCTTCGCCGGATCGGAGACAAACCGGGTCAGTACGCCGACCGGTCCCAACCCGAGTGTCAAGAACCGTTCGTAGTTGAGGCGCACCGCCTCGGCGTCGACGGGGTCACCGTTCTGAAAGGTGACGCCTGGGCGAATCTTGAACGTCCAGACGCTCATGTCCTCGTTCGATTCCCAGGACTCGGCAATGATGCCTTCGAGCTCGGTCGTGCTATCGCCCTTGAGACCGATCAGTCCTTCATAGGCTCCCAGGATGGCCATGACGGACTGATAGTCATAGGATGAATGCGGATCGATGTCGGACGGCGATCCGGCGGCCGCGACCACCAGAGTCGTGGGGTCGCCTTGCTTCCGGGCAAGAGATCTGGCCGATCCCGGAGCTGGCGCCGCGCCGGTCTCCAGGGTCGGCAATGCCGCCGCGGCGATTCCCGCAGTCCCGGCTCCCTTGAGCAAGGTTCGGCGATCCAGAGCGGATCGAAGAAGCGACTTCTCGGTCACAGGTTGTTCCCTCCCACAAGAAAGGCTTGTTCAGTTTGTGCGTGCACGGGCCGAATGATAGCAGGGGCATGGTTGGACCTCACAACGGAAAGGCTCGGGTATCCTGACGCAACTGATGAGAGAGATTGTTTCAAGGAGCGCGCGAGAACCATGCTGACGACCCTGATTGGCCTGCCGATCGAAGAGCTCGACACCCCGGCGGTGTTGATCGATCTCGATGCGCTCGAATCCAATATCGCCACCATGGCAGCCGATGTGAAGTCGCGCGGGGCCGGGTGGCGGCCGCATTCGAAGTCGCACAAATGCCCGGCGATCGCGCATCTGCAGGTGGAGGCGGGAGCCATCGGCGTTGCCTGCACCAAGCTCGGCGAGGCCGAGGTCATGGCGGCAAACGGCATCCGCGACATTCTCGTGCCCAACCAGATCGTGGGGCCGATCAAGGCGCGCCGGGTGGCCGCCCTGGCTACGCAGGCCGATATCTGCGTGTCAGTCGATGCCATCGAGAACGTGCGCGAGCTCGACGAAGCTGCGCAACGGTTGGGAACCCGTCCCCGCGCGGTGATCGAAGTGGATACCGGCATGCAGCGGGCCGGTGTGCAGCCAGGTGGCGAAGCGCGCAAGCTGGCCGAGCAGATGGCCGCGTGCGAGAGCTTGCGTTTCGCCGGCGTGATGACGTGGGAAGGGCATTGCTGGGCAATCCAGGATCCGGACGAACGGCTCGCCGAAATCAACCGCGCGGTTGGGTCATTGGTCGAGACGGCGGAACAGATTCGCGCTGACGGAATCCCCGTCGACATCGTTTCCGCAGGCGGAACGGCGACCTATCTGACCACCTCGGGTATTGCTGGCGTGACCGAAATCCAGGCAGGCGGCGGCATTTTCGGCGACATCGAGTACCTGCAGCAGGGCGCGAATGTGCAGCCCGCCGTCGCGCTCATGGCGCAAGTGACCAGCCGCCCGACGAAGGATCGCGTCATTACCGACGCCGGCCGGAAGACGATCGATCCCGGCAATCGCCAGCCTGAGCCGCGTGGCCTTTCCCTGAACGGCCCGATCGCCTTTTCCGCCGAGCATGGCATATTGCAATTGGCGAAACCGTCTGCCGAACCGCGCGTGGCCGAGCGGGTCTTCTTCAACGTCGGCTATTCCGACCAGCTCAACCATTTGCACGAGAACTTCTACGGTGTGCGCAATGGGGTCGTCGAGACGATCTGGCCGATTCTGGGCCGCGGGAAGATTCAGTAGTCTCCGACGTTCCTGGCTTGACTGGAGCGTCGACAAGCACGGAATCTGCTTACCCGAGCCGAGGATTGAACGTCCAGGCGCCTACACCGTGAAGCGCGTGAGGTAGCTGTCGAACTCAGCCAGTTCATCCGCGGCGCGGTCTTTCGTCCAGCCGAATTGGGATTGCCCGATGCGAGCGGCGCCTTCGGCAACGGAGCGGCCGAGATCTGCGTCCCAGGCGGCGACCGCGCGGCGGACGACGGCGTCGCTCAAGCCGACCGCCATCTCGTTCTCGAACGCCCAGACGATCTCGGCTCCAATTGCCAGCGATCCTTCCGCCAACGGCGCGGCGAGCGCCGGATCGGACGCGGCCAGTTCCGCGATCTCCGAAGACCTGGCGCCATAGACCGAGCTCAACCGCGTGGCGGCCGGACCGCTCAGGCCGAACGCACTCATCAGTTCTTCCCGCAGCGGTTCGATCCCGTCACCTGGTGAATTCGGGAATGGAAGGTTGCGCGTGCGGCAGGGCTGCCGGTTGCCGAGCTCGTGAGCGATCTTGTCGACGACCTCTTCGGCCAAACTGCGATGCGTGGTCAGCTTGCCGCCAATCACGGAGTAGAGCTCTTGCCGCGATGGCGAGTGATCGATCAGGAAATGCCGCCGGGTGATACCGCCGGGGGACGAGGCATCGACATAGGGCAACGGGCGGACACCGGAATAGGTGAAGCGGACGCGCTCGCGCGCGGTGTCGAAAGCAGGAAGCAGGCGCCTGGTTTCCTGCAACAGGTACGAGATCTCGTCCTCGGTCGCCGCGACATCGTCCAGGTCGCCGGAATAGGGAAGATCGGTCGTGCCGATCATCGTCATCCCGTTCCAGGGAATGATGAAAAAGGGGCGCCCGTCCGATTCGGCTTCGGCATAGATCGCGTCATGCGGTTCCGCGCTCGTGGCGTCAAGAAAGATGTGCGATCCCTTCGTGCCGCCGATCTCGCGTTTCGGCTCCGGATGGAGTGAGGAGAGCACGGAATCGACCCACGGACCAGCAACATTGACCACCGTCCGCGCGCGAACCCGGTGCGTCGTTCCTCCGAGCTCATCGAGAAAGGTCACACCGGTGACGACCGCGCCATCGGCGTCGATCGCGGTGACCCGCGCGTAGTTCAACGCCACTGCGCCGAACGACACCGCCGAAGCGATCTGCTCGATCACCATCCGTTCTGGAAACGTCGCCTGGGCATCGAAGTAGCGAAACGACCCCAGGAGCCCTTCCATAGTCAGTTCTGGCCAACGTGCTCCGGTTTCCTTGCGAGAGAACCACTTGTGCTTGGGCATTGCATCGCCGCGGGAAAAGAAGTCATAGACGTACATCCCGACCCGCAACTTGGACGGCGCGTGCTTGCCGCCACGAAACACCGGGAGCACCAGCGGGAGGGGAGCAACCAAATGGGGCGCGTTTTCCAGCAAGCGCCCCCGTTCGACCAGCGACTCGTGCACCAACTCGAACTCGAAGTGTTCCAGGTAGCGCAGGCCGCCATGAATGAGCCGCGTCGACCAACTGGTGGTGCCAGACGCGAAGTCGTCTTTCTCCAGCAGGATGACCGACAAGCCACGCAGCGCGGCGTCACGCGCGATGGCCGCGCCATTGATGCCGCCGCCGATGATGGCGAGGTCGAATCGGCGGGAGTCCAGGTCGTCGGGCAGCATTCGTTTCATGCGGCTATTGTCCGGCGAAACGGCTCCCTGCGCTAGGATTCCTGCCAATCGATGGATCGCGGCTGGAGGGAACGAGCACACGTGCATGCAGGATTGACGGGACGGACCGCGGTGGTGACCGGCGCGGCGAATGGAATCGGCCGCGCGGTGGTCGAGCACCTGCTGGCGGAAGGCGCCAATGTGGTCGCGCTCGACATCGAACAAGAGTCGCTCGCCAACATGGTGGCTGAGCTGGGCGATCCCGCCGCGCTTCGCGTGTCACCGGGAAGCGTTCGTGTGCGATCCGACGTGCGCGCCGCGATTGCGGCCGCGCTCGATTCGTTCGGCGCGCTCGATGTGATGGTCGCCAATGCGGGAATCGCCGTTGGCCAGAGCTTTCTCGATATCGACGACGAGACCTGGACCCGCATCATCGAAACCAACCTGAATGGCGCGTTCTACAGTGTGCAAGAGGCCGCGCGGGTGATGGTTCCCGCTGGCGCGGGGTCGATCGTGGTCACCTCCTCGACCAACGCCTTCTATGTGGAATCGACACTGGCCCATTACAACGCGTCGAAAGGCGGCATCGACGCGCTGATCCGCTCGGCGGCGCTCGAACTGGCGCCGATGGGTATACGAGTCAATGGTGTCGCGCCGAGCATGGTGCGCACCCGCGCTGCCTTCGTCACCACCGAAGGGTCCGGATCGAGCACCTATCTCGAACGGGTTCCCATGGGCCGGTTCGCGACGCCGGAAGAGGTCGCCGAGGCCGTTGGTTTTCTTGCCTCCGACCGTGCGTCGTTCATCACCGGCCAGGTGCTGGTGCTCGATGGCGGGACGACGCTCGGCATCGTACTCCCCGAGTCCAAGGTGTAACGGATTACGATGGGATCCCGGCTTTCGAGGCGACAGTTCACCGCGGGAGTGCTGACAGCGGGCGCTGGTCTCACGCGTCCATCGCTGCATGCGCGCGCTCAGGACGAGCAACGGGTGCTGCGCATCCTCGGTTGGCCGAGCTACTTCTCCGACGAGATCAC from Thermomicrobiales bacterium encodes:
- a CDS encoding histidine phosphatase family protein, encoding MPEPARLYFLRHGQTTWNADGNRYAGASDVPLTELGVQQARSGGDLIRDIEFDAVFCSGLRRALDTARLALDGRDIPIVQDPRLNEMNYGDWEGKTHAEILAEPGNRWLDWAADPDATRPGNTGELASELVARVTAFLYDVMQPGRTVLAVAHHTTGRLLIAHSLEMPLANYRRLQLDNASLSLLERSDRGDSWQFINRT
- a CDS encoding ABC transporter substrate-binding protein, with translation MTEKSLLRSALDRRTLLKGAGTAGIAAAALPTLETGAAPAPGSARSLARKQGDPTTLVVAAAGSPSDIDPHSSYDYQSVMAILGAYEGLIGLKGDSTTELEGIIAESWESNEDMSVWTFKIRPGVTFQNGDPVDAEAVRLNYERFLTLGLGPVGVLTRFVSDPAKITAPDASTVVFDLGVPQPIFPLAIASTYGPLIVNAKLLKEHEEDGDWGHVWAQTNAEGTGSGPYRITNFEPGQILEMERFEDYWRGWDGNHFEKVIVRVVSETETRRQLLEQGDADIVDALSVEAYDALLENPDITILSQFVTRNQYFAMAVAGPLETPEARQAMNFAWPWVEVLEGVYGGRSRQPRGPVPPEIRGHDPETFQYTTDLEQAKALLATAGVEEGAKLSLVMQTGLDQPKAAAELFQQNLAELGIELSIEVIDLSSYTSLVYGEAGPEERPNFMWWGWWPDYNDAWNHLYPQVSCDAQGSAGSNMGFYCNDRVQELLDTARNAPDDATYMSAMSEMQEILSKDDPPSVYYVESPWVVYFRNDVEGIFINPVNIGTYNYWAMSRTAAE
- a CDS encoding alanine racemase, which encodes MLTTLIGLPIEELDTPAVLIDLDALESNIATMAADVKSRGAGWRPHSKSHKCPAIAHLQVEAGAIGVACTKLGEAEVMAANGIRDILVPNQIVGPIKARRVAALATQADICVSVDAIENVRELDEAAQRLGTRPRAVIEVDTGMQRAGVQPGGEARKLAEQMAACESLRFAGVMTWEGHCWAIQDPDERLAEINRAVGSLVETAEQIRADGIPVDIVSAGGTATYLTTSGIAGVTEIQAGGGIFGDIEYLQQGANVQPAVALMAQVTSRPTKDRVITDAGRKTIDPGNRQPEPRGLSLNGPIAFSAEHGILQLAKPSAEPRVAERVFFNVGYSDQLNHLHENFYGVRNGVVETIWPILGRGKIQ
- a CDS encoding glycerol-3-phosphate dehydrogenase/oxidase, with translation MKRMLPDDLDSRRFDLAIIGGGINGAAIARDAALRGLSVILLEKDDFASGTTSWSTRLIHGGLRYLEHFEFELVHESLVERGRLLENAPHLVAPLPLVLPVFRGGKHAPSKLRVGMYVYDFFSRGDAMPKHKWFSRKETGARWPELTMEGLLGSFRYFDAQATFPERMVIEQIASAVSFGAVALNYARVTAIDADGAVVTGVTFLDELGGTTHRVRARTVVNVAGPWVDSVLSSLHPEPKREIGGTKGSHIFLDATSAEPHDAIYAEAESDGRPFFIIPWNGMTMIGTTDLPYSGDLDDVAATEDEISYLLQETRRLLPAFDTARERVRFTYSGVRPLPYVDASSPGGITRRHFLIDHSPSRQELYSVIGGKLTTHRSLAEEVVDKIAHELGNRQPCRTRNLPFPNSPGDGIEPLREELMSAFGLSGPAATRLSSVYGARSSEIAELAASDPALAAPLAEGSLAIGAEIVWAFENEMAVGLSDAVVRRAVAAWDADLGRSVAEGAARIGQSQFGWTKDRAADELAEFDSYLTRFTV
- a CDS encoding SDR family oxidoreductase, encoding MHAGLTGRTAVVTGAANGIGRAVVEHLLAEGANVVALDIEQESLANMVAELGDPAALRVSPGSVRVRSDVRAAIAAALDSFGALDVMVANAGIAVGQSFLDIDDETWTRIIETNLNGAFYSVQEAARVMVPAGAGSIVVTSSTNAFYVESTLAHYNASKGGIDALIRSAALELAPMGIRVNGVAPSMVRTRAAFVTTEGSGSSTYLERVPMGRFATPEEVAEAVGFLASDRASFITGQVLVLDGGTTLGIVLPESKV